Within the Bacillus sp. FSL K6-3431 genome, the region ATTCGCGGTGTATTATGTTAAATCAAAAGGGTTCGGAGTCAATCACTCCGAACCCTTTTAGCATTATTTATTCACCATCTCCATAAAATCCTCTACATCTTTAATACAAAGCTTTACGCCAGCTTCCCAGAATTCGCGCTTTGTTAAATCAACACCAAGATGTTTTTGCGCTAGATCCTCCACTGTCATCGAGCCTGTATCCTCAAGCATCGCCATGTATTTTTTCTCATAGCCTTTGCCTTCTTTTACAGCTTGGGCATAAATTCCAAGAGAGAACAAATAGCCAAACGTATACGGGAAATTATAGAAAGGAACACCGGTAATAAAGAAATGCAGTTTAGAACCCCAAAATAACGGATGGTAATCCTCAAGTGAGTCGGCATATGCTTCTTTTTGAGCATTCTCCATCAGTTCATTCAACCTTTTTTTATTAACCATGCCTTTTTTGCGTTCTTCGTAAAAGCGTGTTTCAAACAAATAGCGTGCGTGAATATTCATCAATAAAGCAACAGAGCGTTGAATTTTATCTTCTAGCAATGCCAGTTTCACATCTTCATTTGCTGCATTGTTTACGGCGGCATCAGAGACGATCATTTCTGCAAAAGTAGAAGCTGTTTCAGCTACATTCATTGCATAGCTTCTATTCAATGGGTGTGCGTCCTTTAGTGCATAGGAGTGAAATGCGTGACCAAGTTCATGAGCAAGAGTCGAAACATTGGACGGTGTACCTGAATACGTCATGAAAATTCTAGATTGATCACTAAGAGGGAAAGAGGTGCAAAATCCACCTGGCCGTTTCCCAGCGCGATCCTCTGCTTCAATCCAGCGGTCTTCAAAGGCTTTTATTGTAAAGTCTGTGAGTTCGTCTCCAAAATCGCCAAAATGCTTTAGAATGAATGCTGCGCCTTCTTGGTAGTTATATGTTGTTTCTGTTTTTCCCACGGGTGCATCTAAATCAGCCCAACTTAATTTTTTTACTCCGAGCAATTCCGCTTTCTTTTTTAGAAAATCAGCAAATGGTTGTTTGTTGTCTGATATTACTTCCCACATGACATCGAGTGTTTCTTGCTTCATTCTGTTATATGTCAGTGCTTCCGTTAATACATGGTCCCAGCCTCGCTGTTTATAAACAGATAAACGGAAGCCTGATAGATGGTTTAATGTGCCCGCAAGTAAATCAGATTGCTTGTCCCAAGCCTTTTCCCATTCCTGGAAAATTTGTTTTCTTATTTTAGGATCGGAACTGGAAAATTTATTAGCTGCCTGTCCTACAGATAAGTTCAGTTTTTCTCCATTTTCTTCAAATGGGATTTTAACCTGAGAGACGATCGTATCATACATTTCTCCCCATCCGTGATAGCCATCGATACTTAGAGCATTGATCAATGCTTCCTGTTCTTTTGAAAGTTTTTCACCCGCATTTTTGCGTCGCTCATTCAGTACGAAGCTAAGTTCTTTTAATGAATCTTGCTTAAGTAATCCGTTCCATATGTCTTTTTCGATGTTTAAAAGCTTTTCATCAAAACTTGTTAAAAGCGTGCTGAATCTAGAACTTAGAGTAGTCACCATGCCCCGCAATTCATTTGCCCTTGTGTCAGTCGTATCTTGTGCTTGTAAACAGCTAACAAAAGCACCTGCTTGTCTTATATTTTGTGATGTAGATTGAAATAAATGAAGTAGATCAGATAGACTTTGATCATTAGCAGATACTGGGATTTCCCAATTCTCGATGGATGACTGGAAATGCTCCAATTGACCTTTTACTTTTTCCAAATGATTGATAAACTCGCGAGACGCACTTCCATCTTTAAAAAAAACATCGATATCCCATGTTAAATCATATATAGCTACCGCCAAATGAATCCCTCCATAATATGTATTCATTACATTATACGAGAAAATTAGTTATTATCCCAATATTACATCTCCTTCATTACGGTTATTTCAACGACAACACATACATATATATAAATATAGGCTAAAACTGTGGGGGGTGAGGCATTGTCCAGTATTCTTACGGCAATAGGTTATTTATTTAAAGAACTCGTATTTCTCGTTTCATATGTTAAAAATAATGCATTTCCTCAGCCGCTTTCAACTGAAGATGAAAAGAAATACTTACAACTAATGGCAGAAGGTGATGAAAATGCTCGGAATCTCCTAATAGAGCATAATTTACGGCTTGTCGCCCATATTGTGAAGAAATTTGAAAACACTGGGGAGGATGCTGAGGATTTGATCTCGATCGGAACGATTGGTTTGATTAAAGGAATTGAAAGTTATTCTTTTGGAAAAGGCACGAAACTTGCTACCTATGCTGCTCGCTGTATAGAAAATGAAATTTTAATGCATCTACGAGCGTTAAAAAAGACCAAAAAGGATATTTCTTTACACGACCCGATTGGCCAAGATAAGGAAGGGAATGAAATATCGCTAATTGACGTATTAAAGTCTGAAGCGGAGGATGTTTTTGACACAATCCAACTAAATATGGAGTTAGAAAGAGTCAAAGAATACGTTAGTGTGTTAGATGAACGAGAGCGGGAAGTCATTGTTGGCAGATTTGGCTTAAGTTTAGAAAAAGAGCGAACGCAAAGGGAAATAGCAAAAGAACTCGGCATATCAAGAAGCTATGTATCGCGTATAGAAAAAAGGGCGTTGATGAAAATGTTCCACGAATTTTATCGAGCAGAAAAAGAAAAACTTAAGAAAGCGAAAGAAGATGAGTAAAAGTGCGGGACGGAAATTACCTTTTTTAAAAAGGGTGGAAGCATAAATGAACAACAATAAAAAGTCACAAGAAAATATCGATTATGAACTTGAAGTGGCACGGATGATATACGAAGGTGGGGCTAATTGTCAAGATTATATTATCTCCACTAATAATGAATCCAATCGAGTAGAGGAATAATCATCAAATATTGATATAATACAGGGAAGAACCTACTTTATAATGCTGTGATGTATGGCTAGTTAAAAAAACATTATATTCATTTCAAGGAAAATTAGTATTTCCGGAACAAAGAAGTTGGCCATTAGTTATCGATGGAGAGGAAACGGAAAAATTAATATAGCCAACTGACCATAATCATGTTATATTTATATAGCGATGAGCTGATTTGCATAAGTCGACTGACATGCTTAAATGCACACATGCTGTGAACATGTGGTCTTTCGCCGCAAACGCATAAGACGCCTGCATTTATGCAGGCGTCTTTTATCATATCTTATTGTATTAAATCTTTTTTAATGTAAAAGTGCTGATCATCATTAATGATAAGGTTAAAATAATAAAAATGAATGAGTACGATGGAAAATATGGGACAAATAAATAACTAAGTGTTAATAAGCAACCCGCTGAAGTAATTGGAAGTCCTGTAAAATAACCATTGCTTTCGGAGACGTTAAATCTTGCAAGGCGGAAAGCTCCACAGGCTATATAAAATATAGTGAAAAACACTCCGGGAAAACCGAACAAGAATAAGATACCTTGGTATAATAATAAGGCGGGTGCTACGCCAAAAGATACAATATCACTCATAGAATCCAGCTGTTTACCAAGATCAGATTCAATTTGAAGTTTTCTGGCAGCCATTCCATCGAAACGATCAGCCAGTGCAGCAATAAAGATAAAAACTACACTTAAATGAAGTTGGCCATTGATACATGAAATAATCGCGAAGCTACCTAATCCTAAGTTTACTAAAGTAAGAAAATTGGCGGTTTGTGCTTTTATTTTTCTAATTGTACTGTCTACGACATCTGATAAAAACAAATAAATTCCCCCTTCCTTTTTGATGTAATTAAGTGCCTTGTATCTATTAATACTTAATTATATTCTTTTTAGACATTAAAGTTAAGGGAATCTTTTTGGAAGGAGTGAAAAGTATTGAAGGGTAAGCTGTATCGCGGGCTTATTCAATCTTTGAATGGACCGGTCGTTTCAAACGTATTACTAAAATATGCGCAATCTAAATGGAGTAAGCCAATAATTAAATTTTATGCAAGAGCCTACCGAATTAATGTAGCGGAAATGCGCGATAATATGGAAACCTATCCTAATTTGCATGCTTTTTTTACGCGAAGATTGAAGACTGATTCTAGACCCATTAATTTTGAACCAAATACCATTGTCAGTCCAGTGGATGGTATCTTAGAGGATTGTGGAACCATCTCTCCTGCGTGTGAAATAATTGTGAAGCATAAGGCTTATTCCATTAGCGAAATGCTAGGTGGGGAAGATAAGGCAAACAAATATATTGGTGGTACATATTTGATTCTTTATTTAAGCCCTTCACATTACCATAGAATTCACTCTCCAATTGATGGTAAGGTCGTTTCTACATATTCTTTAGGTGGAAAATCTTACCCCGTTAATCGATTAGGATTAAAATACGGTAATAGTACATTAGCTAAAAACTTTCGAATTGTTACAGAACTTAAGCATCATACCAATTCTATGGCGATGGTAAAGGTTGGAGCAATGTTCATTAATTCTGTCAAAGTAGTGAATCAGCATCATGAATGGAAAAAGGGCGATGAGGTAGCTTATTTTTCATTTGGTTCTACTGTTGTCCTGCTGTTTGAAAAAGGAATGTTTCAACTAAAACAATCATTATCTACACCGGCGGAAATAAGAATGGGGGAGCATTTGGGGAAGTGTGTTGAGATTAGAAAAGAGAGAGGGTTGTATGAGGTGCAGTGACTGAGGACTATTAGAATGTGTACATCAAGATAAGCGTAAAAAAGACTAATGATTCAAGGCGATTCTAAAACCAGTCATTTATTCTAAAATAAAAAGCGCCTTATCATAGGCGCTAAAGTAATCATATTTATATATATTATCCAACAACATAGGTTATTTTTATTTGATTCACCAATGATCTCCGTTGAAGCTCAGATTCAATTAAATCAATAAATTCGGAACTTAGGTTTAATTCTTTCGCTTTTTCGTAGGATTCTATTAGTAACTCATCAGATAATCTGTTCATTAGCTTCACCTCCAGGAATTTTTTGTTCTAATTCTAATGGGTCATGAATAAATTAGTAAGATATCCCTTTAATAACCATTACATTATCAGAAGAAATGAATTGGAACAAGCGTTCCTTTATCCACAGGTACTGGTGGATAACCTGTTGGTAAGAAGATATTATCGCATAATAAAGTAGCCCCTACG harbors:
- a CDS encoding M3 family oligoendopeptidase; protein product: MAVAIYDLTWDIDVFFKDGSASREFINHLEKVKGQLEHFQSSIENWEIPVSANDQSLSDLLHLFQSTSQNIRQAGAFVSCLQAQDTTDTRANELRGMVTTLSSRFSTLLTSFDEKLLNIEKDIWNGLLKQDSLKELSFVLNERRKNAGEKLSKEQEALINALSIDGYHGWGEMYDTIVSQVKIPFEENGEKLNLSVGQAANKFSSSDPKIRKQIFQEWEKAWDKQSDLLAGTLNHLSGFRLSVYKQRGWDHVLTEALTYNRMKQETLDVMWEVISDNKQPFADFLKKKAELLGVKKLSWADLDAPVGKTETTYNYQEGAAFILKHFGDFGDELTDFTIKAFEDRWIEAEDRAGKRPGGFCTSFPLSDQSRIFMTYSGTPSNVSTLAHELGHAFHSYALKDAHPLNRSYAMNVAETASTFAEMIVSDAAVNNAANEDVKLALLEDKIQRSVALLMNIHARYLFETRFYEERKKGMVNKKRLNELMENAQKEAYADSLEDYHPLFWGSKLHFFITGVPFYNFPYTFGYLFSLGIYAQAVKEGKGYEKKYMAMLEDTGSMTVEDLAQKHLGVDLTKREFWEAGVKLCIKDVEDFMEMVNK
- the sigK gene encoding RNA polymerase sporulation sigma factor SigK is translated as MSSILTAIGYLFKELVFLVSYVKNNAFPQPLSTEDEKKYLQLMAEGDENARNLLIEHNLRLVAHIVKKFENTGEDAEDLISIGTIGLIKGIESYSFGKGTKLATYAARCIENEILMHLRALKKTKKDISLHDPIGQDKEGNEISLIDVLKSEAEDVFDTIQLNMELERVKEYVSVLDEREREVIVGRFGLSLEKERTQREIAKELGISRSYVSRIEKRALMKMFHEFYRAEKEKLKKAKEDE
- the pssA gene encoding CDP-diacylglycerol--serine O-phosphatidyltransferase, with the protein product MFLSDVVDSTIRKIKAQTANFLTLVNLGLGSFAIISCINGQLHLSVVFIFIAALADRFDGMAARKLQIESDLGKQLDSMSDIVSFGVAPALLLYQGILFLFGFPGVFFTIFYIACGAFRLARFNVSESNGYFTGLPITSAGCLLTLSYLFVPYFPSYSFIFIILTLSLMMISTFTLKKI
- a CDS encoding phosphatidylserine decarboxylase, coding for MKGKLYRGLIQSLNGPVVSNVLLKYAQSKWSKPIIKFYARAYRINVAEMRDNMETYPNLHAFFTRRLKTDSRPINFEPNTIVSPVDGILEDCGTISPACEIIVKHKAYSISEMLGGEDKANKYIGGTYLILYLSPSHYHRIHSPIDGKVVSTYSLGGKSYPVNRLGLKYGNSTLAKNFRIVTELKHHTNSMAMVKVGAMFINSVKVVNQHHEWKKGDEVAYFSFGSTVVLLFEKGMFQLKQSLSTPAEIRMGEHLGKCVEIRKERGLYEVQ
- a CDS encoding sporulation histidine kinase inhibitor Sda; translated protein: MNRLSDELLIESYEKAKELNLSSEFIDLIESELQRRSLVNQIKITYVVG